The Candidatus Sysuiplasma acidicola genome includes the window GCATCGCATATGAGACATGCCCATTTTAGATTGTTTTTACTTCGTTCGACCATTTCCGTTCTGCCTGAAAAATCCGCATAGTACGTAGAGTGCACGGACAGCTGAACATCATGGTCTTTGGCATAATCCGCCATCTCATACAGTTCGGAATATGAATGGCAGAGGCCGCTTTCGAGTATCAGCAACGTGTCTCCGGACCGTATCTTTTCATCTGGAGCATTTATTCTCTCGACTGTCTTTCCGTCCCTTCTCTGAATCTCGACGATGAGATCTGTCTGCAGCTCCGAGGGTGACTTTCCCACTTCCTCATCGTCAGGGGTTCTTGGAGATGTGCTCGAGCGTATAAGCTGAACTTCCATTGCCGTCAGGCCGAGCGAGTGAACATCCTCGATGCCGTAAAACAGGGTTCTGCCTTTGCATGACAGAGGTATGCCTGAAGGACCGTAGCGTATCATTTATTTCCTCCAAAATATTAAATAATCAACTCAATACAGCACGTCATATATATTGTGTACGGGAATCTGCACGACACTCCGTCATTGCCGATCGTCCTGAAAAATCTATGCCGAAAATTGCCATAATTCCTGAAAATTGCATTCAACGGAAGTATCAAAAGCATACTCTTACAATAACTTTTGGTCATATGTCATGTTCCTATGCCTACCTCAGACTGACCATATGCAGGCAAAACCGCACCTGTTCCGATTCCAACCTGGCAGTCCTATTTTTTCAAGTACACTCGCCTGGAGCAGTCCCGCCTTGAAGTCCCCAGGCATTGAACGAGTAACGGTGCCGGCGCACAAGCGGGCTAGACACAAAATGGTACCTCTGTTGAAAATTGTCAGTGTGTGGCGGTTCAGCACCCGAACTATTTCCTGTAGAAGCGCAGCCGGTAATAGGTGAGTAGATATTGTGTTATTTATGACGATCACACTGACCCAAGGGCGAATCGATCAGTGTGTTCGGCGAAGTTTTCATGCGAAACAGCGCCGTTACAGGGGAGTGAAAAGTTTATAAACGGTATGTTATTAGCTCAATCTCCGACTGGATGCTGAAGCAAATGGGAGCCCATAAAAGGAATTCTGGCAGGAAGACCAATCTGGAGCTGGTGAAGCTGGTTGAGAACCTTTACACGATCTCGGCCAAAGAGAAGTCACCAGTCTGGAGAGACGTGGCAATGAGACTCGAAAAGCCTATTGGCAACAGGGCAGTAATTAACCTGTCCAGACTTGACAGATACACAAAGGAGGGGGACGTTATTGTGGTTCCCGGCAAAATCCTGGGAATGGGGAGAATGTCGAAGAAGATAACAGTCTCTGCATACATGCTGTCATCATCCGCAGTGGCTAAACTTGAAAAAGCCGGATGCAAACTGTATGATCTGCAGAGTCTCGCCAGGGATAACCCCAAAGGCTCTGGTATAAAGCTGATGGCGTGAGGTTGTAATTATGGCCATAATCGATGCAGAAGGTGCAATTTTGGGCAGGCTTTCCAGCCAGATTGCCAAGAGATTGCTGAATGGAGAGGAAATCACCGTAGTGAATGCTGACAAGATCCTTCTTTCAGGTTCCAGGGAAAGGAGTTTTCAGGAGTATTTTGAGGCCTATCAGAGAGGGAAGGCAATTAAGGGTCCCTATTACCCGCGAATGCCGGACAGAATAATCAGGAGAACAGTACGCGGGATGCTGCCTATAAAGACTGCAAGGGGAAAGAGCGCGTTGATGAGGCTGCAGGTCTTCAACGGCAAGCCAGGAAGCATTGGGCAGGATAAGATTGAGACACAACCGGCGCCAGAAAAAGGAAAGAGATATACAGAACTCGGTGAGATATCCAAACTCCTCGGCGCGAAGGTGAGACGATGATTGAGAGTTCAATAAGTGTCGGCAAAAGGAAGTCGGCTGTCGCAAAAGCGACTATCAGAAAGGGTGCTGGAAAAATCAGGGTCAACAGTGTTCCTCTGGAAATTCATGATCCGGAAATCGCTCGAAGAAAGATGCAGGAACCCGTGCTTCTGGCAGGAGAGAAAGCAGGCGGGTTTGATATAGACGTGGATGTGAGCGGTGGCGGCATCATGGGCCAGGCTGAAGCTGCAAGAACGGCAATAGCGAAAAGCATCGTATCGTTTCTGAAGGACGAGCAGCTTGAACAGGTCTTCAGGCAATATGACAGATCGCTGCTCATCAGTGATCCGAGGAGAAAGATACCCAAGAACCCTGCCGGAAGGGGAGCAAGGAAGAGGAAGCAGAAGTCATACAGGTGATTTGATTGATAATACCAATAAGATGCTTTACCTGCGGAAAGGTGCTTGGGAGCTCATATGAGATATACCTCAAGAGGATAAAGATGGGTGAAACACCCCGGGAAGTGCTTGATTCTATGGGTTTGTCCAGGTACTGTTGCCGGAGGATGATAATTTCACATGCAGATTTGATTGACGAGGTACTCCCCTTCCACTAGCGAAGGGTTGGTTCGCGCCACCGGGGGTCCGTGGGGTAGCTTGGTATCCTTCCAGCTTGGGGTGCTGGTGACCCCAGTTCAAATCTGGGCGGACCCATTATCTTTACGCAATTGGGCAAAAAAAATTATTTAAACTGACTCCAGCTCGGCTCCATCTCACCCGCCGCATTGACGCTCTCTTTATTGAGCTGGCACAAATAACGGTTTTGAAGCAATCTCGTTAAATGTCTTAAACTGCCGTAATACTACGGCGTAACGATCGCCATGGACACAATTCCGGTCAAATTAACCCACCGGCTAATCAGCGAAATGGACGAACGGATAACGGAGGAGTGCGGACTGGGCGCCAGGGAATCCACTGCGATAGCACTTGCCAAACAGGAAGGGGTCAGTCTTGTATTCACCGATGATTTGGAAGCCAATGAAGTGGCCCGAAATTATGGACTGGAACCGCATGGCACGCTGGCGATTGTAACACGCACATGCAGAGAGCATTCAAATGCACCGAAGTTCTCAGCGTATACGGGCATTCCTTTACAGCTCATCGGCCGAATACCTCCATCAATACAGCCTCATCTGTCATTTTGGGTGCCTCTATTGAAAACTCCACTATGGCAATGGCGGAGAAATTAAGCCTAATGTGTCCATTGAGAAGGCGGGAACAGAAAGGAAGCTCATGTACAGTATGTAGAAATCGTTTGGCAAGAAAGGAAGGGAAGGGGATGTCGCTGTTTGACTTGCCAGAAATGGCAAGACTGATAGAGCCGAATTCAGAAACAGCAGTGATCCGTACAATCATACATAGTAGGCTGGCGGGGGGGGGACCCCAGTAAAACCCGCCGTTCCAGTATGTTACTCCGGTGCCAAACAGCCTGTATCCAATCGACCCATAGTAATGAAATGCGAAATGACTATCCGGTTGTGCTATAGGAGGTGGTATCGTCCCTGGAATGAATGGTACGCAGAATATTACACATGCAACTGTCACTATCAGCACGCCTGCCAAGATTACCATTCTTCTCTTACCGATTCTATTCCACCGCAGGGATTAATGAACGTTGCACAGTTTAGTTTTATTGCAGAAACTCAACTCTGAGGAAGAAAAAATCGAAGTCCCGCTGAACCGTTGACTCCACGAGAAAACGGTCATCTTTTATTATTCGTGACTGTTTCCCACATATGTTACTCGTTCTCGTTATCAGGTGATTCAGAATCATCAGGCACAACGATTTCCTCATCACTCATCCTTCTCAGATATTTTGCCGGGACTTCCTTCGTAATGAAGACAGTTTTACCTGCCCTTTGAATAGGGACGTTTTCCTTAACCATCATGGAGGCTTCGATTTCAATTATTGTTGGTTTGTCTGTCCTCACCCTTCCGGCATTATAGGCATCCGCAGATGTCTTGGACAGGTGCACCATCCTTCGGTCTGCGGGTTTAAGACCGTTCTCAAGCAATATAGGCGCTTCCTCTTCTGTCGCAGGATAGTATAACAATTCGGGTATGTTGTCCGTCGGCAGATCGAGTTCGACCTCAAAGGAATGGCCGTACGTCGCCCTCATTTTTCCGTTACTCAACTGGTATCTTCCTTTAGGATCTGTCTCCACGATGGCGACTATATGATGCATTCTGAGCCAGTGGAGTCTCGGCTGCCGCTCGATCATCGCAGATATAAACGCTCTCACATCGACCCAGCCTTTCTCATCCATGTCAAGATCGAAGCGTTTGGGGAAGTGTCTCAGGACGCCGGCCATGCTTCTTCCTATGTGTTCAACTTCTCTGTCGCTCATGAGGAATTTACCCTCTGCCTCGCATACCGGGCACTTTTCGCCTCTGAAGTATCCGTGCTCCTGACATTCCCTCAGCATTTGTACCGGCGCTTACTATACCGAGGTGGCTTAAGTCAGTTTTGCTAAGTGAAGTGCGTGAACATTGTGCCGAGGGGTTCTTGACGGCCCTCCTGTTTTGACCCGACTTTGAGATAGAAGTGCGGATTCATTAGCAAATCGCTGCCTATCCCGGTAGCATCTATCGGTGGAAGCAACCGGCTGCTGCAGGGACAATCTCCAGGCCTCATGGCATAGCCACGTCACGGCATTAATGCGACAAGCGTAGATAACATGCCTTCGCCGGAGCTGCAGGGATGCCGGACAAAGTAACAGAACTTATACGCGTTAGCCACTACACCATTATGTGTTCATCAGTGCGGACAAGTTGCTAACCGTTGAAAAGGCAGAGAAGATGCATGCGATATCCTTCGACTGGGATGAGTATGCACCTCGCTTCCTGACTTACTCATTTGGTAGCAGCAGGCTTCAGGAGATTGAGCTGGATGTCATTTCATTCACAGTATCGGACGAACAGTACTGTATAGGAAGTTTCAGGTCTGACGGTTATCGGCC containing:
- a CDS encoding 50S ribosomal protein L18e — protein: MGAHKRNSGRKTNLELVKLVENLYTISAKEKSPVWRDVAMRLEKPIGNRAVINLSRLDRYTKEGDVIVVPGKILGMGRMSKKITVSAYMLSSSAVAKLEKAGCKLYDLQSLARDNPKGSGIKLMA
- the rplM gene encoding 50S ribosomal protein L13, with protein sequence MAIIDAEGAILGRLSSQIAKRLLNGEEITVVNADKILLSGSRERSFQEYFEAYQRGKAIKGPYYPRMPDRIIRRTVRGMLPIKTARGKSALMRLQVFNGKPGSIGQDKIETQPAPEKGKRYTELGEISKLLGAKVRR
- a CDS encoding 30S ribosomal protein S9 — translated: MESSISVGKRKSAVAKATIRKGAGKIRVNSVPLEIHDPEIARRKMQEPVLLAGEKAGGFDIDVDVSGGGIMGQAEAARTAIAKSIVSFLKDEQLEQVFRQYDRSLLISDPRRKIPKNPAGRGARKRKQKSYR
- a CDS encoding DNA-directed RNA polymerase subunit N, which encodes MIIPIRCFTCGKVLGSSYEIYLKRIKMGETPREVLDSMGLSRYCCRRMIISHADLIDEVLPFH
- a CDS encoding RNA 2'-phosphotransferase; this encodes MLRECQEHGYFRGEKCPVCEAEGKFLMSDREVEHIGRSMAGVLRHFPKRFDLDMDEKGWVDVRAFISAMIERQPRLHWLRMHHIVAIVETDPKGRYQLSNGKMRATYGHSFEVELDLPTDNIPELLYYPATEEEAPILLENGLKPADRRMVHLSKTSADAYNAGRVRTDKPTIIEIEASMMVKENVPIQRAGKTVFITKEVPAKYLRRMSDEEIVVPDDSESPDNENE